A window from Branchiostoma lanceolatum isolate klBraLanc5 chromosome 9, klBraLanc5.hap2, whole genome shotgun sequence encodes these proteins:
- the LOC136441289 gene encoding putative methyltransferase C9orf114 isoform X4, translating to MGITLCCVDIEGKEEKKKWKEERLARKLEKQMARQQEEEQKLKALMDKKVHAEEIRRKKGRHYTVSVALPGSILDNAQSPELRTYLAGQIARACVIFNVDEIVIFDESGSTQPSTEGTFTGVGKKGNANVQIARILQYLECPQYLRKVFFPKHQDLQYAGLLNPLDCPHHVREHELSEYREGVVLDRPTKEGKGSFVNVGMRREVRIDKILQPGLRVTVQLDEPGNTVSRVLTGKVVSPSVPRTEAGLYWGYTVRLAPSLGAVFTESPFKGGYDLTIGTSERGESTDEVFLPSFSHLLIVFGGLKGLEYSVECDEALDIADARVMFHYYLNTCPTQGSRTIRTEEAILISLSGLRPKIHEALIRTNTLDSLRSLKK from the exons ATGGGAATCACTCTGTGTTGTGTCGACATTGAAG gaaaagaggagaagaagaaatggaaggaggagcgattggcCAGGAAGCTGGAGAAGCAGATGGCACGTcagcaggaggaggagcagAAACTCAAGGCGCTCATGGACAAGAAAGTACATGCCGAGGAGATCAGACgcaagaaag GCCGTCACTACACTGTGAGCGTTGCTCTGCCTGGCTCCATTCTGGATAATGCCCAGTCTCCAGAACTCAGAACATACCTGGCTGGACAG ATCGCCAGAGCCTGTGTGATTTTCAATGTGGATGAGATTGTCATATTTGATGAGTCTGGATCCACACAACC GAGCACAGAGGGAACATTTACTGGTGTGGGTAAGAAGGGCAATGCCAACGTGCAGATTGCCAGAATACTGCAGTATCTGGAGTGTCCCCAGTACTTAAGGAAAGTCTTCTTCCCAAAGCATCAGGACCTGCAGTATGCTG GCTTGTTGAACCCGCTGGACTGCCCCCACCATGTGCGTGAGCATGAGCTGAGTGAGTACAGGGAGGGCGTGGTGTTAGACAGACCCACCAAGGAGGGGAAGGGATCCTTCGTCAATGTGGGCATGAGAAGG GAGGTTAGAATAGACAAGATCCTCCAGCCAGGCCTGAGAGTGACAGTTCAGCTGGACGAGCCTGGAAACACAGTCTCCAGAGTGCTGACAGGTAAGGTGGTGTCCCCATCTGTGCCTAGGACAGAGGCAGGGCTGTACTGGGGCTACACCGTACGTCTGGCACCCAGTCTAGGAGCAGTCTTCACAGAGAGCCCCTTCAAGGGAGGGTACGACTTGACCATTGGGACATCAGAGAGAGGGGAGTCCACTGATGAGGTCTTCTTACCATCATTTAG TCACCTTCTGATTGTGTTTGGAGGTTTGAAGGGTCTGGAGTACAGTGTGGAGTGTGATGAGGCACTTGACATTGCTGATGCTCGGGTCATGTTTCACTACTATCTCAACACCTGTCCCACTCAAGGCAGCCGAACCATCAGAACAGAG GAGGCGATTCTCATCAGTCTATCCGGCCTGAGACCCAAGATTCATGAGGCCCTTATCCGCACCAACACCTTGGACAGCCTCAGAAGCCTGAAAAAGTGA
- the LOC136441289 gene encoding putative methyltransferase C9orf114 isoform X3 yields the protein METVLRCVQDVEQKGKEEKKKWKEERLARKLEKQMARQQEEEQKLKALMDKKVHAEEIRRKKGRHYTVSVALPGSILDNAQSPELRTYLAGQIARACVIFNVDEIVIFDESGSTQPSTEGTFTGVGKKGNANVQIARILQYLECPQYLRKVFFPKHQDLQYAGLLNPLDCPHHVREHELSEYREGVVLDRPTKEGKGSFVNVGMRREVRIDKILQPGLRVTVQLDEPGNTVSRVLTGKVVSPSVPRTEAGLYWGYTVRLAPSLGAVFTESPFKGGYDLTIGTSERGESTDEVFLPSFSHLLIVFGGLKGLEYSVECDEALDIADARVMFHYYLNTCPTQGSRTIRTEEAILISLSGLRPKIHEALIRTNTLDSLRSLKK from the exons ATGGAAACGGTACTGCGATGCGTTCAGGACGTGGAGCAGAAAG gaaaagaggagaagaagaaatggaaggaggagcgattggcCAGGAAGCTGGAGAAGCAGATGGCACGTcagcaggaggaggagcagAAACTCAAGGCGCTCATGGACAAGAAAGTACATGCCGAGGAGATCAGACgcaagaaag GCCGTCACTACACTGTGAGCGTTGCTCTGCCTGGCTCCATTCTGGATAATGCCCAGTCTCCAGAACTCAGAACATACCTGGCTGGACAG ATCGCCAGAGCCTGTGTGATTTTCAATGTGGATGAGATTGTCATATTTGATGAGTCTGGATCCACACAACC GAGCACAGAGGGAACATTTACTGGTGTGGGTAAGAAGGGCAATGCCAACGTGCAGATTGCCAGAATACTGCAGTATCTGGAGTGTCCCCAGTACTTAAGGAAAGTCTTCTTCCCAAAGCATCAGGACCTGCAGTATGCTG GCTTGTTGAACCCGCTGGACTGCCCCCACCATGTGCGTGAGCATGAGCTGAGTGAGTACAGGGAGGGCGTGGTGTTAGACAGACCCACCAAGGAGGGGAAGGGATCCTTCGTCAATGTGGGCATGAGAAGG GAGGTTAGAATAGACAAGATCCTCCAGCCAGGCCTGAGAGTGACAGTTCAGCTGGACGAGCCTGGAAACACAGTCTCCAGAGTGCTGACAGGTAAGGTGGTGTCCCCATCTGTGCCTAGGACAGAGGCAGGGCTGTACTGGGGCTACACCGTACGTCTGGCACCCAGTCTAGGAGCAGTCTTCACAGAGAGCCCCTTCAAGGGAGGGTACGACTTGACCATTGGGACATCAGAGAGAGGGGAGTCCACTGATGAGGTCTTCTTACCATCATTTAG TCACCTTCTGATTGTGTTTGGAGGTTTGAAGGGTCTGGAGTACAGTGTGGAGTGTGATGAGGCACTTGACATTGCTGATGCTCGGGTCATGTTTCACTACTATCTCAACACCTGTCCCACTCAAGGCAGCCGAACCATCAGAACAGAG GAGGCGATTCTCATCAGTCTATCCGGCCTGAGACCCAAGATTCATGAGGCCCTTATCCGCACCAACACCTTGGACAGCCTCAGAAGCCTGAAAAAGTGA
- the LOC136441289 gene encoding putative methyltransferase C9orf114 isoform X1, producing MSISRYRRGPGTSYQMASFSKSVKLYKDMFGCACSVDYGPAKERPEPSGSDFYEATSLTEGLMGIDFEEKAYWRKEFRYPQGKEEKKKWKEERLARKLEKQMARQQEEEQKLKALMDKKVHAEEIRRKKGRHYTVSVALPGSILDNAQSPELRTYLAGQIARACVIFNVDEIVIFDESGSTQPSTEGTFTGVGKKGNANVQIARILQYLECPQYLRKVFFPKHQDLQYAGLLNPLDCPHHVREHELSEYREGVVLDRPTKEGKGSFVNVGMRREVRIDKILQPGLRVTVQLDEPGNTVSRVLTGKVVSPSVPRTEAGLYWGYTVRLAPSLGAVFTESPFKGGYDLTIGTSERGESTDEVFLPSFSHLLIVFGGLKGLEYSVECDEALDIADARVMFHYYLNTCPTQGSRTIRTEEAILISLSGLRPKIHEALIRTNTLDSLRSLKK from the exons ATGTCGATATCAAGATACCGCAGGGGACCAGGGACTTCATATCAGATGGCGAGCTTCTCTAAGAGTGTTAAGCTGTACAAGGATATGTTTGGTTGCGCCTGTTCGGTAGACTATGGCCCGGCGAAAGAGCGTCCGGAACCCAGTGGGTCGGATTTCTACGAGGCGACCAGCTTGACAGAGGGCCTGATGGGGATAGATTTTGAAGAGAAGGCGTACTGGAGAAAGGAGTTCCGCTACCCACAAG gaaaagaggagaagaagaaatggaaggaggagcgattggcCAGGAAGCTGGAGAAGCAGATGGCACGTcagcaggaggaggagcagAAACTCAAGGCGCTCATGGACAAGAAAGTACATGCCGAGGAGATCAGACgcaagaaag GCCGTCACTACACTGTGAGCGTTGCTCTGCCTGGCTCCATTCTGGATAATGCCCAGTCTCCAGAACTCAGAACATACCTGGCTGGACAG ATCGCCAGAGCCTGTGTGATTTTCAATGTGGATGAGATTGTCATATTTGATGAGTCTGGATCCACACAACC GAGCACAGAGGGAACATTTACTGGTGTGGGTAAGAAGGGCAATGCCAACGTGCAGATTGCCAGAATACTGCAGTATCTGGAGTGTCCCCAGTACTTAAGGAAAGTCTTCTTCCCAAAGCATCAGGACCTGCAGTATGCTG GCTTGTTGAACCCGCTGGACTGCCCCCACCATGTGCGTGAGCATGAGCTGAGTGAGTACAGGGAGGGCGTGGTGTTAGACAGACCCACCAAGGAGGGGAAGGGATCCTTCGTCAATGTGGGCATGAGAAGG GAGGTTAGAATAGACAAGATCCTCCAGCCAGGCCTGAGAGTGACAGTTCAGCTGGACGAGCCTGGAAACACAGTCTCCAGAGTGCTGACAGGTAAGGTGGTGTCCCCATCTGTGCCTAGGACAGAGGCAGGGCTGTACTGGGGCTACACCGTACGTCTGGCACCCAGTCTAGGAGCAGTCTTCACAGAGAGCCCCTTCAAGGGAGGGTACGACTTGACCATTGGGACATCAGAGAGAGGGGAGTCCACTGATGAGGTCTTCTTACCATCATTTAG TCACCTTCTGATTGTGTTTGGAGGTTTGAAGGGTCTGGAGTACAGTGTGGAGTGTGATGAGGCACTTGACATTGCTGATGCTCGGGTCATGTTTCACTACTATCTCAACACCTGTCCCACTCAAGGCAGCCGAACCATCAGAACAGAG GAGGCGATTCTCATCAGTCTATCCGGCCTGAGACCCAAGATTCATGAGGCCCTTATCCGCACCAACACCTTGGACAGCCTCAGAAGCCTGAAAAAGTGA
- the LOC136441289 gene encoding putative methyltransferase C9orf114 isoform X2, whose product MAENLKKLKKSRREEGPEGEERRDWKKWKQQRKEEKKKWKEERLARKLEKQMARQQEEEQKLKALMDKKVHAEEIRRKKGRHYTVSVALPGSILDNAQSPELRTYLAGQIARACVIFNVDEIVIFDESGSTQPSTEGTFTGVGKKGNANVQIARILQYLECPQYLRKVFFPKHQDLQYAGLLNPLDCPHHVREHELSEYREGVVLDRPTKEGKGSFVNVGMRREVRIDKILQPGLRVTVQLDEPGNTVSRVLTGKVVSPSVPRTEAGLYWGYTVRLAPSLGAVFTESPFKGGYDLTIGTSERGESTDEVFLPSFSHLLIVFGGLKGLEYSVECDEALDIADARVMFHYYLNTCPTQGSRTIRTEEAILISLSGLRPKIHEALIRTNTLDSLRSLKK is encoded by the exons gaaaagaggagaagaagaaatggaaggaggagcgattggcCAGGAAGCTGGAGAAGCAGATGGCACGTcagcaggaggaggagcagAAACTCAAGGCGCTCATGGACAAGAAAGTACATGCCGAGGAGATCAGACgcaagaaag GCCGTCACTACACTGTGAGCGTTGCTCTGCCTGGCTCCATTCTGGATAATGCCCAGTCTCCAGAACTCAGAACATACCTGGCTGGACAG ATCGCCAGAGCCTGTGTGATTTTCAATGTGGATGAGATTGTCATATTTGATGAGTCTGGATCCACACAACC GAGCACAGAGGGAACATTTACTGGTGTGGGTAAGAAGGGCAATGCCAACGTGCAGATTGCCAGAATACTGCAGTATCTGGAGTGTCCCCAGTACTTAAGGAAAGTCTTCTTCCCAAAGCATCAGGACCTGCAGTATGCTG GCTTGTTGAACCCGCTGGACTGCCCCCACCATGTGCGTGAGCATGAGCTGAGTGAGTACAGGGAGGGCGTGGTGTTAGACAGACCCACCAAGGAGGGGAAGGGATCCTTCGTCAATGTGGGCATGAGAAGG GAGGTTAGAATAGACAAGATCCTCCAGCCAGGCCTGAGAGTGACAGTTCAGCTGGACGAGCCTGGAAACACAGTCTCCAGAGTGCTGACAGGTAAGGTGGTGTCCCCATCTGTGCCTAGGACAGAGGCAGGGCTGTACTGGGGCTACACCGTACGTCTGGCACCCAGTCTAGGAGCAGTCTTCACAGAGAGCCCCTTCAAGGGAGGGTACGACTTGACCATTGGGACATCAGAGAGAGGGGAGTCCACTGATGAGGTCTTCTTACCATCATTTAG TCACCTTCTGATTGTGTTTGGAGGTTTGAAGGGTCTGGAGTACAGTGTGGAGTGTGATGAGGCACTTGACATTGCTGATGCTCGGGTCATGTTTCACTACTATCTCAACACCTGTCCCACTCAAGGCAGCCGAACCATCAGAACAGAG GAGGCGATTCTCATCAGTCTATCCGGCCTGAGACCCAAGATTCATGAGGCCCTTATCCGCACCAACACCTTGGACAGCCTCAGAAGCCTGAAAAAGTGA